A region from the Actinoplanes sp. OR16 genome encodes:
- a CDS encoding NACHT domain-containing protein: MKTSTRRPLWITACAGLVVLLLAFGSYLVHRGLEDADRIASVVGVFLNVFALILTAGGVWLGWKAGRSTPEPEPGALVSRLAGEIRRQLIREEAVRRVHDPFPLAVRLDRAEDWLQDHEENVGAAPEALDGTLDTIIELYHRVPSGRVVVLGRAGAGKSVLAMRLVLGLLDDRSGPDDPVPVLVPMSSWDPREKPLDAWLSEQILATYPFLEPLGDGAALFEDGRLLPVLDGFDELGETTRTTALKMINYAFSPGRRIIMTSRVDEYAAAVSEGDVLTGSVALRMQDLDFAEVTRYLPLTARKPSDPGAGGKWRATLAGLAADPASPLRETLSTPLMVSMARAAYSETAADPGELLNREMFPDSESIQVHLLDGFVAAAYDQPWQPGEPRVEDPGRALRFLASEVYDLYGDAINWWHFSKAVPRYGAAAIGGVLGAAIGALVTFPRDRTSSLFAVGFLGVTGSIGVLLGSDTIEPRRASTSVRSVLRSTLSHARYAIPVALGIGVAMGAATASLADYAVMMLILGAGMSLAAGVGETRSRSESGQTPRSLLAADRRVAVLAIILLGTVFFLSRWDRGIGEATLFGALGAILAAILYAWPAFVVARIWFFLSGSFPWRVIGFLEHAHRRGVLRQVGGSYQFRHALLKDRLVMRALEGRSPPRWADVVIADRRRPALWYWLKLPFLYINRLLLPEGKAQANDVLAICWSDLGRYSRAVICAEAAAAIGDPDLRENGVLQTNLGLRYGEAGRLDDAYETLKAVTHERWRRFGTGDPHALSTRLNFAALLVDVGRIAEAEPIVDGLVKAYTRLLPPSDGQVISARSVVLRWRLLRGDDDAESALREWIDALSRDGRLASIGTETALAMHCARTGRLPEAEHLLTALIRSYRPWAGRPARLERLILRLQRLRVRQELGEQDLLAEAERIARRLDRWLGPGHPDPRAAAAFAASLVPATDGAALVADR; the protein is encoded by the coding sequence GTGAAGACGAGCACCCGGCGCCCACTGTGGATCACCGCGTGTGCCGGGCTGGTGGTCCTGCTCCTCGCATTCGGCAGCTATCTCGTCCACCGCGGACTGGAGGACGCCGATCGGATCGCCAGTGTCGTCGGGGTCTTCCTCAACGTCTTCGCGCTGATCCTCACGGCAGGCGGTGTGTGGCTCGGCTGGAAGGCCGGACGGTCCACGCCGGAGCCGGAACCCGGCGCCCTCGTGAGCAGGCTGGCCGGGGAGATCCGCCGCCAGTTGATCCGCGAGGAGGCCGTGCGGCGCGTGCACGACCCGTTCCCGCTCGCCGTGCGGCTGGACCGGGCGGAGGACTGGCTGCAGGACCACGAGGAGAACGTCGGCGCCGCGCCGGAAGCACTGGACGGCACGCTGGACACGATCATCGAGCTGTACCACCGCGTCCCGTCCGGCCGGGTCGTGGTCCTCGGCCGCGCCGGCGCCGGCAAGTCGGTGCTCGCGATGCGCCTGGTGCTGGGACTGCTGGACGACCGATCCGGCCCGGACGACCCGGTGCCCGTCCTGGTGCCGATGAGCTCGTGGGATCCACGGGAGAAGCCGCTGGACGCCTGGCTGTCCGAGCAGATCCTCGCCACCTATCCGTTCCTCGAACCGCTCGGTGACGGCGCGGCGCTGTTCGAGGACGGCCGGCTGCTGCCGGTGCTGGACGGCTTCGACGAACTGGGCGAGACGACGCGCACCACCGCTCTCAAGATGATCAACTACGCGTTCTCACCCGGCCGCCGGATCATCATGACCAGCCGGGTCGACGAGTACGCGGCGGCGGTCAGCGAGGGCGACGTCCTCACCGGGTCGGTAGCGCTGCGGATGCAGGACCTGGATTTCGCCGAAGTGACCCGGTACCTGCCACTGACCGCCCGCAAGCCGAGCGACCCCGGCGCCGGGGGCAAGTGGCGGGCGACGCTTGCCGGGCTGGCGGCGGACCCGGCCTCGCCGCTGCGGGAGACGCTGTCGACTCCGCTGATGGTGAGCATGGCACGGGCGGCGTACAGCGAGACCGCCGCGGATCCGGGCGAGCTGCTGAACCGGGAGATGTTCCCGGACAGCGAGAGCATCCAGGTTCATCTGCTCGACGGTTTCGTGGCCGCGGCCTACGACCAGCCGTGGCAGCCGGGAGAGCCGCGGGTCGAGGATCCGGGGCGGGCGCTGCGTTTCCTGGCGTCCGAGGTCTACGACCTGTACGGCGACGCGATCAATTGGTGGCACTTCAGCAAGGCCGTGCCCCGGTATGGTGCCGCGGCGATCGGGGGAGTGCTCGGCGCCGCGATCGGGGCGCTCGTCACGTTTCCCCGGGATCGAACATCCTCCCTCTTCGCCGTGGGGTTCCTCGGCGTGACCGGCAGCATCGGTGTGTTGCTCGGCAGCGACACGATCGAGCCGCGCAGAGCCTCCACCAGTGTCCGGTCGGTGCTGCGGTCGACGCTGAGCCACGCCCGCTACGCCATCCCCGTTGCGCTCGGCATCGGCGTCGCCATGGGTGCGGCCACGGCATCGCTTGCGGACTATGCCGTGATGATGCTCATCCTCGGCGCCGGCATGAGTCTGGCGGCGGGCGTCGGAGAGACCCGGTCGCGTTCGGAGTCCGGGCAGACTCCACGAAGTCTGCTGGCGGCCGACCGCCGGGTCGCGGTGCTCGCGATCATTCTGCTGGGAACCGTCTTCTTCCTCAGCCGATGGGACCGGGGGATCGGCGAGGCGACCTTGTTCGGGGCTCTCGGTGCGATACTCGCCGCCATCCTCTACGCATGGCCGGCGTTCGTCGTCGCCCGGATCTGGTTCTTCCTGAGTGGCTCGTTCCCATGGCGCGTGATCGGCTTCCTGGAGCATGCCCACCGGCGAGGAGTCCTCCGCCAGGTCGGTGGCTCCTACCAATTCCGTCACGCCCTGCTGAAGGATCGACTCGTCATGCGGGCGCTGGAGGGTAGGTCACCGCCGAGGTGGGCGGACGTGGTCATCGCGGACCGCCGCCGTCCGGCGTTGTGGTACTGGCTCAAGCTCCCCTTCCTGTACATCAACCGGCTGCTCCTCCCGGAGGGCAAGGCTCAGGCCAACGACGTTCTGGCGATCTGCTGGTCGGATCTGGGCCGGTATTCCAGAGCGGTCATCTGCGCTGAGGCCGCAGCGGCGATCGGCGACCCGGATCTCCGCGAGAACGGCGTTCTGCAAACGAATCTCGGGTTGCGGTACGGCGAGGCCGGACGTCTGGATGACGCCTACGAGACGCTGAAGGCGGTGACCCACGAGCGCTGGCGCAGGTTCGGTACCGGTGACCCACATGCGCTGAGTACCCGCCTCAACTTCGCGGCACTGCTGGTGGATGTGGGGCGGATCGCGGAGGCGGAGCCGATCGTGGACGGCCTGGTGAAGGCGTACACCCGTCTGCTGCCGCCGAGTGATGGTCAAGTGATCAGCGCCCGGTCGGTGGTCCTGCGATGGAGGCTGCTGCGGGGCGACGACGACGCGGAGAGCGCGCTGCGCGAATGGATCGATGCGCTGAGCCGAGACGGGCGACTGGCTTCGATCGGCACGGAGACGGCACTCGCCATGCACTGCGCGCGGACCGGGCGGCTGCCGGAAGCGGAACACCTACTCACCGCACTGATCCGGTCATACCGGCCATGGGCCGGTCGTCCGGCGCGGCTGGAACGGCTCATCCTGCGACTCCAGCGGCTGCGGGTCCGGCAAGAGCTCGGCGAACAGGATCTCCTCGCGGAAGCGGAGCGGATCGCCCGGCGGCTGGATCGGTGGCTGGGGCCCGGGCATCCCGACCCGCGGGCCGCGGCGGCGTTCGCGGCGAGCCTCGTGCCGGCGACGGACGGTGCCGCGCTCGTCGCCGATCGGTGA
- a CDS encoding MarR family winged helix-turn-helix transcriptional regulator gives MNDPVLEPAAYWTGEAHRALIAFTRSREAALGLTHPQLCLLGALLEQDGRTIGELGRALRPHIATTDDLPAEAEALLDDGYIRVDASGRLWATAAGREACAGVRRHLPEITERIHRGIADADYDAALAVLQQMIRNVT, from the coding sequence ATGAACGATCCCGTGCTGGAGCCGGCCGCCTACTGGACCGGCGAGGCGCACCGGGCGCTGATCGCGTTCACCCGCTCCCGGGAGGCCGCGCTGGGCCTCACCCATCCGCAGCTCTGCCTGCTCGGCGCCCTGCTGGAACAGGACGGCCGGACGATCGGCGAGCTCGGCCGCGCCCTGCGCCCGCACATCGCGACCACCGACGACCTGCCCGCCGAGGCCGAGGCGCTGCTCGACGACGGGTACATCCGGGTGGACGCGTCCGGCCGGCTCTGGGCGACGGCGGCCGGACGCGAGGCCTGCGCCGGCGTACGACGGCACCTCCCGGAGATCACCGAGCGGATCCACCGGGGCATCGCGGACGCTGACTACGACGCCGCCCTAGCGGTGCTGCAGCAGATGATCCGTAACGTCACGTGA
- a CDS encoding acyl-CoA dehydrogenase family protein produces the protein MIETPERQALATAMKQFVGREILPHLSAWERAGEIPREVHREIAKAGLFAIGFPEEIGGDGGDTVDMVIATEAFLEAGGSSGAHAALFTHGIALPHIIASGNEDLIDRYVRPALAGERVCSLGITEPDAGSDVAHLRTTAVRDGDDYVVNGAKMFITSGVRADFVTTAVRTGGPGASGISLIVIDKDTPGFTVSRKLDKMGWLASDTAELSFADARVPARNLVGPENAGFMLIGQVFVPERIIAAVHAYSVAQRCLDLTLEYARERETFGRPLIARQVVQHKLIQMRQRIELARTYTREVARRHAAGDFVAGEVCLAKNAAVDTCKYVVDEAVQLHGGMGYMRESEVERHYRDTRILGIGAGATEVMTDLAAKIFGYGR, from the coding sequence ATGATCGAGACCCCCGAGCGCCAGGCGCTGGCCACGGCGATGAAGCAGTTCGTCGGCCGCGAGATCCTCCCCCACCTGTCCGCGTGGGAACGGGCGGGTGAGATCCCGCGCGAGGTGCACCGGGAGATCGCGAAGGCCGGGCTGTTCGCGATCGGCTTCCCCGAGGAGATCGGCGGCGACGGCGGCGACACCGTGGACATGGTGATCGCGACCGAGGCGTTCCTCGAGGCCGGCGGCTCGTCCGGCGCGCACGCGGCGCTGTTCACCCACGGCATCGCGCTGCCGCACATCATCGCGTCCGGGAATGAGGACCTGATCGACCGGTACGTGCGTCCCGCGCTGGCCGGCGAGCGGGTCTGCTCGCTCGGGATCACCGAACCGGACGCCGGCTCCGATGTGGCCCATCTGCGCACCACCGCGGTCCGCGACGGCGACGACTACGTGGTGAACGGCGCGAAGATGTTCATCACCTCGGGGGTGCGCGCCGACTTCGTGACCACCGCCGTGCGCACCGGCGGACCCGGCGCCTCCGGCATCAGCCTGATCGTCATCGACAAGGACACGCCCGGCTTCACCGTCTCCCGCAAGCTGGACAAGATGGGCTGGCTCGCCTCGGACACCGCCGAGCTGTCCTTCGCCGACGCCCGGGTGCCGGCCCGCAACCTGGTCGGCCCGGAGAACGCCGGGTTCATGCTGATCGGCCAGGTCTTCGTGCCCGAGCGGATCATCGCGGCCGTGCACGCCTACTCGGTGGCCCAGCGCTGCCTCGACCTGACCCTCGAATACGCCCGCGAGCGCGAGACGTTCGGCAGACCGCTGATCGCCCGTCAGGTGGTGCAGCACAAGCTGATCCAGATGCGGCAGCGCATCGAACTCGCCCGGACCTACACCCGGGAGGTCGCCCGGCGGCATGCGGCCGGTGATTTCGTGGCCGGCGAGGTGTGCCTGGCCAAGAACGCGGCCGTCGACACCTGTAAATACGTGGTCGACGAGGCCGTGCAGCTGCACGGCGGGATGGGCTACATGCGGGAGAGCGAAGTGGAGCGTCACTACCGCGACACCCGGATCCTCGGCATCGGCGCGGGCGCTACCGAGGTGATGACCGACCTCGCCGCGAAGATTTTCGGGTACGGTCGTTGA
- a CDS encoding SAM-dependent methyltransferase: MTETTDWVPAGIDVNRPSAARVYDYFLGGAHNFAVDRQLADQIASMTPNIGETMRSNRVFLRRAVRYLADQGIRQFLDIGSGIPTAGNVHEIALDAAPGSKVVYVDIDPVAVEHSRAILAGVGGTGVICADVRDADRILAESAKLGLIDFSEPVAVLLAGVLHFVPDADDPGSAVAALRDALAPGSFLLISHATGDGQPPEVIEAQRLSSRTGTEIALRTGAEITAYFDGFDLVEPGLVFIPQWRPDPQDPVDEHPERVGAYAGVARKG; this comes from the coding sequence GTGACCGAAACGACCGACTGGGTTCCCGCCGGTATCGACGTGAACCGGCCCAGCGCCGCCCGCGTCTACGACTACTTCCTCGGCGGGGCGCACAACTTCGCCGTCGACCGGCAGCTCGCCGACCAGATCGCCTCGATGACGCCGAACATCGGCGAGACCATGCGGTCCAACCGGGTCTTCCTGCGCCGGGCCGTGCGCTACCTGGCCGACCAGGGGATCCGGCAGTTCCTCGACATCGGGTCCGGCATCCCGACGGCCGGCAACGTCCACGAGATCGCGCTCGACGCGGCGCCCGGGTCGAAGGTCGTCTACGTCGACATCGATCCGGTCGCCGTCGAGCACAGCCGGGCCATCCTGGCCGGGGTCGGCGGGACCGGGGTGATCTGCGCGGACGTCCGCGACGCCGACCGGATCCTCGCCGAGTCCGCCAAGCTCGGATTGATCGACTTCAGCGAGCCGGTGGCCGTGCTGCTCGCCGGGGTGCTGCATTTCGTGCCGGACGCCGACGATCCCGGCTCGGCGGTCGCGGCACTGCGGGACGCGCTGGCGCCCGGCAGCTTCCTGCTCATCTCGCACGCCACCGGTGACGGCCAGCCGCCCGAGGTGATCGAGGCGCAGCGGCTGTCGTCGCGGACCGGCACCGAGATCGCGCTGCGGACGGGCGCCGAGATCACCGCGTACTTCGACGGGTTCGACCTGGTCGAGCCGGGCCTCGTCTTCATCCCGCAGTGGCGGCCGGACCCGCAGGACCCGGTCGACGAGCATCCGGAGCGGGTCGGCGCGTACGCCGGTGTTGCCCGCAAGGGTTGA
- a CDS encoding crotonase/enoyl-CoA hydratase family protein gives MPARERLAMLHAVITSALPRRARAVATVEDLAAPPRELRYPFAASAEIPAPKEAIFAVLADPARLADWLTMHTGWAGSPPASFAEGERFAQRVKLMGMPTEVRWTVTGVRPDGVVWLDGTGPMGIVVGLYLSIGTGASGTLVRIDGGVEGGSADGPLGPMVARNLSDAMVKSLARLEKAVEGAPDRPRPVAQASSPRPRLAQPAPVRHERTGREIDGRTPVIVGVGQVSERSIDPQDADPVALAVRALRAAEQDCGVAGVLAAADSVAYVPSVSWQYADGAALIAAAVGATPAETVRSSTFGGDGGLRLINDAAAAIAAGHASIVLVGGAEAAATAAAAEKAGHALGWPDQAEGTAPSRVVGQDREPNNEPETLAGLVAPIWMYALIESAVRAESGLSPDEHLARITALWSRFSDVAAANDFAWLPQRRTAEELSTPGGENRPISAPYTKLLTANLQVNQASGTILCSAAAASELGIPQDRWVFPHAGAHATDEWFVSERASLASSPAIRAAGQAVLTHASTDISDISYIDLYACFPSAVEIAAAELGLPLDDPDRPLTVTGGLTFAGGPGNNYSGHAVANLVPLLRSDPEAKGLATALGWYATKHAAGVFSAAPPATLFADIDADPRLDRPPARKALSSYVGDAVLEAYTIPYDRDGNPSATVITALTPSGDRVVRRVEDLVFDGDPLGWTVSFGEKTVDIAERSRSPLPPPAEPPLIVEWHGPVTVWRLNRPAVRNAIDLTTARALERAVDAFEADPGARVAILTGSDTTFSSGMDLKAAARGEYPITEGRGLLGITRRPPSKPLIAAVEGAALAGGCELALAADLIVAAEDARFGIPEVKRGLVAAAGGVLRLAQSLPRATALELALTGAPLPARRLHDLGLINRVTSPGKALETALDLAREIAANAPLAVHLSKRIVDEHRDWSTAEAFDRLSDFAGEVIGSADAAEGIRAFAEGRAPHWKGH, from the coding sequence ATGCCAGCGCGCGAGCGCCTCGCCATGCTCCACGCGGTGATCACATCGGCGCTGCCCCGGCGCGCCCGGGCCGTGGCGACCGTCGAGGACCTGGCCGCGCCGCCCCGCGAGCTGAGGTACCCGTTCGCCGCGTCCGCCGAGATCCCGGCGCCGAAGGAGGCGATCTTCGCGGTCCTCGCCGATCCGGCACGCCTCGCGGACTGGCTCACCATGCACACCGGCTGGGCCGGCTCGCCGCCCGCGTCGTTCGCCGAGGGCGAGCGCTTCGCCCAGCGGGTGAAGCTGATGGGAATGCCCACCGAAGTGCGGTGGACGGTCACCGGCGTACGGCCGGACGGCGTCGTCTGGCTCGACGGGACCGGTCCGATGGGCATCGTCGTCGGGCTCTACCTGTCGATCGGGACCGGCGCGTCCGGAACCCTCGTGCGCATCGACGGCGGCGTCGAGGGCGGGTCGGCGGACGGACCGCTCGGTCCGATGGTCGCGCGCAACCTGTCCGACGCCATGGTCAAGTCGCTGGCGCGACTGGAGAAGGCGGTCGAGGGCGCCCCTGATCGTCCCCGGCCGGTCGCGCAGGCCTCCTCTCCCCGGCCGCGCCTCGCCCAGCCCGCCCCGGTACGCCACGAGCGCACCGGCCGGGAGATCGACGGCCGGACACCGGTGATCGTCGGCGTCGGCCAGGTGTCCGAGCGCTCCATCGATCCGCAGGACGCCGACCCGGTCGCTCTCGCGGTCCGTGCTCTGCGAGCGGCCGAGCAGGACTGCGGCGTCGCCGGGGTGCTGGCCGCGGCCGACTCGGTGGCCTACGTGCCGAGCGTGTCCTGGCAGTACGCGGACGGCGCCGCCCTGATCGCCGCCGCGGTCGGCGCGACACCCGCCGAGACCGTCCGGAGCAGCACGTTCGGCGGCGACGGCGGCCTGCGGCTGATCAACGACGCGGCGGCGGCGATCGCTGCCGGGCACGCGTCGATCGTCCTGGTCGGCGGGGCGGAGGCCGCCGCCACCGCCGCGGCGGCCGAGAAGGCCGGGCACGCGCTGGGCTGGCCGGACCAGGCCGAGGGCACAGCGCCGAGCCGGGTGGTCGGCCAGGACCGCGAACCGAACAACGAGCCGGAGACGCTGGCCGGCCTGGTCGCGCCGATCTGGATGTACGCGCTCATCGAGTCGGCGGTCCGCGCCGAGTCGGGGCTCTCCCCGGACGAGCATCTCGCCCGGATCACCGCGCTCTGGTCGCGCTTCTCGGACGTGGCCGCCGCCAACGACTTCGCCTGGCTCCCGCAGCGGCGCACCGCCGAGGAACTGTCCACCCCCGGCGGCGAGAACCGGCCCATCTCCGCGCCGTACACCAAGCTGCTGACCGCCAACCTCCAGGTCAACCAGGCGTCCGGGACCATCCTGTGCAGCGCCGCGGCGGCGTCCGAGCTCGGCATCCCGCAGGATCGGTGGGTGTTCCCGCACGCGGGAGCGCACGCGACCGACGAATGGTTCGTCTCCGAACGGGCGTCGCTGGCCTCGTCGCCGGCCATCCGGGCGGCGGGACAGGCGGTGCTCACGCACGCCTCGACCGACATTTCTGATATCTCGTACATCGACCTGTACGCCTGCTTCCCCTCCGCCGTCGAGATCGCCGCCGCCGAACTCGGACTCCCCCTGGACGACCCGGACCGGCCCCTGACCGTCACCGGCGGGCTGACCTTCGCGGGCGGGCCGGGCAACAACTACTCGGGGCATGCGGTCGCCAACCTCGTACCGCTGCTGCGCTCTGACCCGGAAGCGAAAGGCCTGGCCACGGCCCTCGGGTGGTACGCGACGAAGCACGCCGCAGGCGTGTTCTCGGCGGCACCGCCCGCCACCCTCTTCGCGGACATCGACGCCGACCCGCGGCTGGACCGCCCGCCTGCCCGCAAGGCGCTCTCCTCCTACGTCGGTGACGCCGTGCTGGAGGCGTACACGATCCCCTACGACCGGGACGGCAACCCCTCCGCGACCGTGATCACCGCGTTGACCCCGTCCGGGGATCGCGTCGTGCGGCGCGTCGAGGATCTCGTCTTCGACGGGGATCCGCTCGGCTGGACCGTGAGCTTCGGCGAGAAGACGGTGGACATCGCCGAGAGATCCCGCTCGCCCCTGCCCCCACCCGCCGAACCGCCCCTGATCGTGGAATGGCACGGCCCGGTCACCGTCTGGCGCCTGAACCGCCCGGCGGTCCGCAACGCCATCGACCTGACCACCGCCCGCGCCCTGGAACGCGCCGTCGACGCCTTCGAGGCCGACCCCGGCGCCCGGGTGGCGATCCTGACCGGAAGTGACACCACCTTCAGCTCCGGGATGGACCTCAAGGCGGCGGCCCGTGGCGAGTACCCGATCACCGAGGGACGCGGATTGCTCGGCATCACCCGCCGGCCGCCGTCCAAGCCGCTGATCGCCGCGGTGGAGGGGGCCGCCCTGGCCGGCGGATGCGAGCTGGCGCTCGCGGCCGACCTGATCGTCGCCGCCGAGGACGCCCGGTTCGGCATCCCGGAGGTCAAGCGCGGCCTGGTGGCGGCCGCCGGCGGGGTCCTGCGGCTGGCGCAGTCGCTGCCCCGCGCCACCGCCCTCGAACTGGCGCTGACCGGCGCACCCCTGCCGGCCCGGCGCCTGCACGACCTCGGCCTGATCAACCGGGTCACCTCGCCCGGCAAGGCCCTGGAGACCGCCCTCGACCTGGCGCGGGAGATCGCCGCCAACGCTCCGCTCGCCGTCCACCTCTCCAAGCGCATCGTCGACGAGCACCGCGACTGGAGCACCGCGGAAGCCTTCGACCGTCTCTCCGACTTCGCCGGCGAGGTGATCGGCTCCGCGGACGCCGCCGAAGGCATCCGCGCATTCGCCGAGGGCCGAGCCCCTCACTGGAAGGGCCATTGA
- a CDS encoding bifunctional diguanylate cyclase/phosphodiesterase, giving the protein MFARRWRRSLTRSMFVPLDSADLDALLERLAARLDDDPESVGAGLVEAHLTDPEVLAATIRILDDKSVAARVALGYTNALRAATMAEQERLTKAVLAAHATAERALRTSESRMRAVFQNAAVGIGISAMDGRIVRVNQAFAELLGYTVEEMSGIRVPDLGHPTDPPHMWQLYEELIAGKRDHVRLEKAYYRRDGGEVWTDMTSSLIRDDDGAPEFTIAMVQDITDRLRLQDRLEHQAMHDPLTGLPNRTMIADRLEQIFAESGPDDRVGACFLDLDGFKRVNDTLGHQVGDELLTAVATRLLDCAEGPRRVAGRMSGDEFVLLVADPSGPAELTTLAASVLTSLSRPFQLGRHRTRISASIGVVDSRVGDTSPADLMKAADLALYVAKSEGRGRYVTYDPGRDAKQAARYELAAEMPDALDRREFTLVYQPLVALADGRLRGVEALIRWQHPVHGELSPDRFIPLAEETGLIVPLGRWVLEEACAQAALWAREFPDRQLSVSVNMTVSQVHEPTLPADVEKILARTGLDPSLLVLELTESAVMENDAEPLRALAERGIRIAIDDFGTGYSNLAYLRRLPVHILKLAGPFVDGLRTVSKVDLEIVETIVRLAHAIGLTVTAEAVETRPQADRLRDLGCDTGQGWLFARPQRPAEITELLRRSRDVTDHLLQHR; this is encoded by the coding sequence ATGTTCGCCCGGCGGTGGCGGCGATCCCTGACCCGCTCGATGTTCGTGCCCCTGGACTCGGCGGATCTGGACGCGCTGCTGGAACGGCTGGCGGCGCGGCTCGACGATGATCCGGAGTCGGTCGGGGCGGGCCTGGTCGAGGCCCACCTGACCGACCCGGAGGTGCTGGCCGCGACGATCCGGATCCTCGACGACAAGTCCGTCGCCGCCCGGGTCGCGCTCGGCTACACCAACGCGCTGCGCGCCGCCACCATGGCCGAGCAGGAACGCCTCACCAAGGCCGTCCTCGCCGCGCACGCCACCGCCGAACGGGCCCTGCGCACCAGCGAGTCCCGGATGCGGGCGGTGTTCCAGAACGCCGCCGTCGGCATCGGCATCTCCGCGATGGACGGCCGGATCGTCCGGGTCAACCAGGCCTTCGCCGAACTGCTCGGCTACACCGTCGAGGAGATGTCCGGCATACGGGTGCCCGACCTCGGCCACCCCACCGATCCGCCGCACATGTGGCAGCTGTACGAGGAGCTGATCGCCGGCAAGCGCGACCACGTGCGACTGGAGAAGGCGTACTACCGGCGCGACGGCGGTGAGGTCTGGACCGACATGACCTCGTCGCTGATCCGCGACGACGACGGCGCGCCCGAGTTCACCATCGCGATGGTCCAGGACATCACCGACCGGCTCCGTCTCCAGGACCGGCTCGAACACCAGGCCATGCACGATCCGCTCACCGGCCTGCCGAACCGGACGATGATCGCCGACCGCCTCGAGCAGATCTTCGCCGAGTCCGGCCCGGACGACCGGGTCGGCGCCTGCTTCCTCGACCTCGACGGCTTCAAACGGGTGAACGACACGCTCGGCCATCAGGTCGGCGACGAGCTGCTCACCGCTGTCGCCACCCGCCTGCTGGACTGCGCGGAAGGCCCGCGGCGGGTGGCCGGCCGGATGAGCGGCGACGAGTTCGTGCTGCTGGTCGCGGACCCGTCCGGCCCGGCCGAGCTGACCACGCTGGCCGCGTCGGTGCTGACATCGCTGTCCCGGCCGTTCCAGCTGGGCCGGCACCGTACCCGGATCTCGGCGAGCATCGGCGTGGTCGACAGCCGGGTCGGCGACACCAGCCCCGCGGACCTGATGAAGGCGGCCGACCTGGCCCTCTACGTCGCCAAGTCGGAGGGCCGCGGCCGGTACGTGACCTACGACCCGGGCCGCGACGCGAAGCAGGCCGCCCGCTACGAGCTGGCCGCCGAGATGCCCGACGCCCTGGACAGGCGTGAGTTCACCCTGGTCTACCAGCCGCTGGTCGCCCTCGCCGACGGCCGGCTGCGCGGTGTCGAAGCCCTGATCCGCTGGCAGCATCCGGTGCACGGGGAGCTGAGCCCGGACCGGTTCATCCCGCTCGCCGAGGAGACCGGGCTGATCGTGCCGCTCGGCCGCTGGGTCCTGGAGGAGGCGTGCGCGCAGGCCGCCCTCTGGGCACGTGAGTTCCCCGACCGGCAGCTGTCGGTGAGCGTGAACATGACCGTCTCCCAGGTGCACGAGCCCACCCTGCCCGCCGACGTCGAGAAGATCCTGGCCCGGACCGGCCTCGACCCGTCGCTGCTGGTGCTGGAACTGACCGAGAGCGCGGTGATGGAGAACGACGCGGAGCCGCTGCGGGCCCTCGCCGAGCGGGGCATCCGGATCGCCATCGACGACTTCGGCACCGGCTACTCGAACCTGGCCTACCTGCGCCGGCTGCCGGTGCACATCCTCAAACTCGCCGGTCCGTTCGTCGACGGCCTGCGGACCGTCTCCAAGGTCGACCTGGAGATCGTGGAGACGATCGTCCGGCTCGCGCACGCCATCGGGCTCACCGTCACCGCCGAGGCCGTCGAGACCCGCCCGCAGGCCGACCGGCTGCGCGATCTGGGCTGCGACACCGGCCAGGGCTGGCTGTTCGCCCGGCCGCAGCGCCCGGCCGAGATCACCGAACTGCTCCGCCGATCACGTGACGTTACGGATCATCTGCTGCAGCACCGCTAG
- a CDS encoding TetR/AcrR family transcriptional regulator gives MTAEQGRRTQAQRSEATRSKILDATVQCLVERGHAETTTAEVLARADVPRGTLLHHFPTKVDLLVAAVQHVARRRLDGMSAEIAAVPAGVEPLDAFIDAVWRHFSSPIFWAALELWNAARTDAALRDALVAVEKEIFGTLRDHARELLDDDPRVDTVVHFTFEVLTGLAMTGIVSGDLASRELLIRRWKRAAAILLGRRDPATLVENPRRS, from the coding sequence GTGACAGCGGAACAGGGGCGGCGCACTCAGGCGCAGCGCAGCGAGGCGACCCGGTCGAAGATCCTCGACGCGACGGTGCAGTGCCTGGTCGAGCGCGGTCACGCCGAGACCACCACGGCCGAGGTCCTGGCCAGGGCGGATGTGCCGCGCGGCACGCTGCTGCACCACTTCCCGACCAAGGTGGACCTGCTGGTCGCGGCGGTGCAGCACGTGGCCCGGCGGCGCCTGGACGGGATGTCCGCCGAGATCGCGGCGGTGCCGGCCGGGGTCGAGCCACTGGACGCGTTCATCGACGCGGTCTGGCGGCACTTCTCGTCGCCGATCTTCTGGGCCGCGCTCGAACTGTGGAACGCCGCCCGTACCGACGCCGCGCTGCGCGACGCCCTGGTCGCCGTCGAGAAGGAGATCTTCGGGACGCTGCGGGACCACGCCCGCGAGCTGCTCGACGACGATCCCCGCGTCGACACCGTCGTCCACTTCACGTTCGAGGTGCTCACCGGCCTCGCCATGACCGGCATCGTCAGCGGCGACCTGGCGAGCCGGGAACTGCTGATCCGCCGCTGGAAACGGGCCGCCGCGATCCTGCTGGGCCGGCGAGACCCGGCGACCCTGGTCGAGAACCCCCGAAGGAGCTAG